GAGAGAATCAACAGGAAAAGAAGGGATAAGGATGCGATCAGGCCAATCAGCGAATGGCTGTTCAGCCTCGGCCCGGATGCACATTATGAAAGAGTCAGTGTCCTGGACGAAAGGGGAGCATCAGCAAGGGTCTTCAGATCAAGGCTGGTGAACGGGACAGAATCACTGGAACAGATACAATTTGTCGAGAAACTATATACTTTCAACAAACTCAGGGAAATGGAAAGCCACTGGAAAAAATCCTTTGAGATGATCACCACACTTGATGACACCATCCAGAGCCTTGAAGGAGCGCAAGACCACGACTCAATAATAGAACTTGTCAGGAAAAAATACCAGCGGAGAGAACAGGCCCGCGAGAGGCAGGCGACAGAGAAAGACTTCAATTTTCTGTGGAACTTATTTGTCCAGCAGCTTGGAGTCTTCCTGGGCACCTCAGTCGACCTCGGACTAAAGGGTATTGCAGTCCCTGCAGAGACATATGCCATAAATGGAGAAACTCTCTCTGTGTACCAGAACATGTACAGCACGACATTCCAGGACTACATCGGCAGAATGGAGGATGACATGCAAGGCCTGACCCTCAAGCAATGGCTGAGGATGAAAGAGACAAGACAGACAGGAGACTACCAACTCATGCCGGTAAGAGGGGAACTTGATATGGACCCTTCGAGCGAGAGGGTATATGAAATCGCACTGCTGACCCTGGGTGCAGCAGAGCTTGTAGCAGCAAGAGTCAGGGCAGGATGGAAAGACAGGGACTGGAAACTCCTGAACACGGTACTAATACCACAGCATACTGGAGACAGATGGGAATACAGGATAGCACTGATAGACCAGGCATCATGGAGCCCTTACGGTGAACTCTACTCAATGCTCACACCATCGGAGAAGTGCCTGATATACCCATCCGAGAGCCCGGATGTGGTGGAGATGACGATAAGAGCAGCACCTACAAGAAGAATCCTCGGAGCTGTCGGAACATTCTGGCATAACTGGGAACTGCCTAGGATCATGACTGAACACCTAAAGGACTGGCAAGAAAAGACAGGATACCACAGATGGACATTCGCGACTGAGCTTGATGATCCGCAGATGCTGGCAAGCGAATTCCTCAGTATGCTCGGGCTGTATGAGGACATTTTCCAGCAGAACCCTGTGCTTCAGGCAAAGGAATACTGCACAAGGAGGGCCCAATTCATCATAGGGGAATATGCACTGGATGTACCTGAACCACTCCAGCCATTAATACCCCTCTTCAGGAAAGCCATCCTTGGCAGGCATGACTACACTGCAGAGAAATTCCTTGCAGATATAAAGGACGCCTGCAACAAGATACTGCCAGACGGCATAAATGATGACAACTACTCATTCAGGGACGGAGTGCTCAGATATAACAAGTGATCTTCCCAGATATATCAAATTATCATCTTGCAGATCTCTTCTGACTAACCAAAGTCTTCACAGATTTCACAGGCTTCATAGTCTTCACAGGCTTTGCCGGCTTCTTGGGCTCAACCTTGAGTATCACCTCAGCAGGATGAGGGGCAGTCCTGATGAAGAACTTGGAGAATCTCGATACAACAGTCGAGAGAATCACACTGTAGATCATGAAAAAAAGAGTGAGGTCAAGTATCTTAGAGATGCCCATGATATTGAAAGCGGCAAGAGAGAAGATGACAGTCGCCACTGCAATGCCTTTAGGCATATTAAGAGTCATGAACCAGATCTCCCTCAACTTCAGATCCTTCCTGAAAACCAAAATGACTGTGAAATACCTTATCATGATATACAATACAAAGAGTATCAGGCTCTTGACATAGAAGACCCAGTTCAATGGTACCTTCACAACAAGACCGACAAGAACAAAAACCAAAATCTCAAGCGACATAGTGAATATAGATGAGTATTTCTGGACCTCTGCTTTCTTGAATATGGTGCTTGAACCGAAGAAAAGGCCCAGAGTCGTCACAGCCAAGACCCCGTTGCCGCCGAGATTCTCAGCAAGGACATAAGAGAGCATTGCAGTCACAAAAAGAGCGAAAGGGCTGAGAACAGGGCTGTAGAACCTGCTCATGATCCTGAAGACGACAACACCAATCAGGATACCGGCACCGATCCCTGATACAAACTGCTGAAGGAAAGGAGCCAGCTGCATCACAACCTGACTCAGCTCAAGCTTCCCCGGAGTTGTCATCATCACATCTATGATTATGAAAGGCAGGATCACAGTGAACGGTGTGTTGATGAGGGATTCAAGCTGGAGAATCTTGACAATCCTGTTATCCTCACCCTTGAACATGGTTATGATGACGTCTGCAGCAGTGGCGCCCATAATCGCTGAGAAAATCATGCAGACAGCCACAGAACCTATGTTGAAGGTTATATACGTGAAGAAGCTCAAGAAAATGAGATTGAACAGGATGAAAAATATGACCAGCTTTATGACCTTGACAGAAAGGGTGTCGAACTCCTTCCACTTGAACTCGCTGGCCCCCTCGAACACTATGAGGACAAGAGCAAGGATACCTATGCTCGAGAGGAAAACAGGCGGGAACTCCACCAGAGGCTTGCCGCCGACATGGATATTCCTCAGGATCATCCCAACCAATATGAGGAAAAGCACATTCGTCATGCGGACCTTCTCGCTGAAGATCGTGAAAACAAGACCTATGAGCAGCACAACCGCCAACTGGGTAATTATCAGCATCGGGTCCATTCCATATCACATCAGTCAAGCGGATCAGTATTCAAATCCGCTAATATGCATCCCTCTTCTCCCGAAATGCATCATCTGCAATCCAGGCTCAATATTGGTTTTCCTCATCTTCCTGACCTGCAAGGTCCGATAGACAGTCTTCCCCATCTCCATCATCTTCAGCTGCAATACACTGTCACACGCGAATTCAGAGACACTGTCCCTGGTCAGATACCTGGTCCCGGGCGCAGAATCAGAGATGAACAAGCATGTCGCACCAAGGCCCATGATCCTTGAGATCAGGATGTAAATAAACTGCTGCATCTCGAACTCCCCGCCCAGCGAACTCGGCTGAAGCTCATGGATCTCCCACTTTGTCCTTGTCCTCACCTTGACAGGAAGCTTGTACATCGATGCATTGATGGCCATGATGGAAAGGGAATCAATGACAATGCGCTTCGCCTTGACCTTCCTGGAAGCGCTCCTGATTGCACTGAAGATGTCAAAATTTGACATGTCAACGGGTATCTTCAGAAAATTTATCCTGCTGTTGAACCTGTTGAAATCCATGCCGAACTGCCTCGCCTGCTGCTTCAGATTGATCGGTTTTTCCTCGATCGTCACATACAGTCCGTTCTCGCCATTCATGGCACCCTGATAAAGGAACTGGAGACCGAAGATGCTCTTGCCTGTACCAGGACCGCCGCAAACCAGCACTGAGCTCCTGCAGGGTATGCCTCCCTGGATGAGCTTATCAAGACCCAGGATGCCTGACTTAATCCTATTCATGCTCTTCCCTCATCAACTCATGCATCACCCTCAGCTTCTCAATCTGGGTGGGCCATGCGACCAATGCCCTGTCGAGCTTCTTTGTCCTTATCTTGCTCTGCTTGGCAAGCATGTCAAAATGGTATTTTATCTTCGAGATATTGGATACAGTGGTCTCCAGCCCGAGTGTCCTGCACACACCTGACGGGTGTATCGGCCATTCCTTCTGGATTATCTCATATACCTTCTGTGTCAGTCTCTTTGCGTTCAGTTTCATCTCAATACATCCAGATGTATTTGGCGTATGCTTTTGCCTTCTCAAGCTCGCCTGCATCCAACTTCCCATGATCGTCTTCGAATAGATCAAGGTGCTTGGCCACAACATTCAGCCTTATCATCCTCATGAACTTCTCTATCCTCTTGCTCGCACTGCCGGCAAGGGTGTGCTTCAGCCTTAGCCCGAAAGCTGCACCAGCCTTGAACTGCACATTCTTCCCACGGATGTAGCTGAGGAATCCCATGACCTTGTTCGATGCACCCCAGTTCACTGTATCGCTCCCTATCAGGAAAAGATCTGCTGAGGTTATGTCCCTGTCGCTCACCTTGTCTATGGGCTTCTCAGATATGCTCATGCTGTTCCCCTTGACAGACCTCAGGGACTGCATCATTGCATCTGCCACTTTCTTCAGGACAATGCCATCATAGACGATGAGTATGTTCATTTTCTCCTTCTCATGCCTTTCAGTATTCGAATGGCTTTATGACAAGACCATCCTTGGAGAAATCCAGGAGCTGAAGGCCTGGGACGATCTTCGTCTTCCTCATCTTCTTTATCTCGACTGTCCTGTTCACGGTCTTGCCCATCTCCATCAGCTTGACCTGGATGAGGCCGTCGCAGGCGAACTCAGAGACTGTATCCCTGGTGAGATAATTCTCTGCCTGCGGAGAATCTGCAATGAAAAGGGTTGTCGCACCCAAGTCACTCATGCGTGCAACAAAGATATAGATGAACTGCTGGGTCTCCTCGCCCTGATTGAGCGCGCTCGGCTGGATCTCGGTTCTCGCAAACCTGGCCTTGGTCTTGACCTTGATCGGAAGCCTGTACATCGGGCCATTGATGGCAAGGATAGAAAGAGAATCCAGAACAACCCTCTGCGCCTTGATCCTCTTCGCCTCTTTCTCTATCAATGACATGATATCGACATTCGCCTCATCTATAGGCACCTTGAGGAATGAGACCCTATTCTTGTATTTGGCAAAATTCCAGCCGAACTGGACAGCCTGCTGCAAGAGATTCTGAGGCTTTTCCTCAATAGAGACATACAAGCCGTTCTCGCCTTTCTGGACACCTTCCCAGAGGAACTGGAGACCGAAGATACTCTTGCCAGTACCCGGACCGCCGCAAAGAACAATAGAACTCTTCTCAGGGAAACCACCTTGGATAAGCTTGTCAAGACCTTTTATCCCGCTGCTAACTCTTTTCATCTTTCCACCTCTTGGATATTGAATATTATATTCAGCTAATTCAGCTATTACTTATTAGGCTAGCATAGTCTGATTTAAATAGTTTTTGCAACATACTGCAAATTAGTACTGGAGAATAGAGAAAATTTCAATGAAATCTCAATCTGAAATATGGATCTAAAACATCAATCCAAAATATCAACCTGGAATATGAATCTGAAACATCAATCTGACTCCAGTTTTGACTTCACATGGCGAGAAAAAAACTCAAAGTCTGACTTCAACCCCTTCTTTTTTCTCCTAATATCATCCTCAGACATCTCATTGAATCTGGCATGGATCCTAAGCTTCTCCATTGAAGCAAAATATATCATCCCGGCAATATCCTTCCTGCTGAAAAAATCAGTCTCAAAACCAATAAGATCAGACCAGTGCCTGCTCTTCCTTATTGCCAGGGATATCTTCGACAAGGTGCTGAAATTAATCTTCACGCCAAACTTCTCAGGATCCCTGAACAATACAGAACCGGGATCTATCAGCATCAAGTAGCACATCGTAGCATAGACCGGATTTCCGACAAAATCATCCTTGTACTTCCGGGACATGCTGTACAATCTCGACATCATCCTCAGAGAATCCCTGACACCGCCCAGATCCTGGAAAGGCAATGGCGACATGAAAAAATATGACTGATGCACCTGATTCCTCGCAAGCAGGTGAAGCTGCTTCTCAATCTGGGCATTGGTATAATTGCGCCCGAGCCTCATCCTGAGACTCTCATCAGCAGTCTCCGGAGACATGGAGAAGCCCACATCAATCCCGGATCTTTTCCACATGGAGAGGAAGCCGGAATCCATGGGGAAGAAAAGCTCTCCCCTCAGCACCACATCAAGCCTCTCATTTTTCAGCTCTGAGAAGAATGAATCCAATGCTTTCCGGGGAAGCAGCCTCAGATCACCGTACAAAAAAATGTAGTCCCTGCCGATGCCCTTGAGCGCCCTGAACTGGCTGACAATATCCTTGATATCAGGATGAGAGACTGATCTGCGGCAGAAATTCGATGCATAGGAATCCTTTGATCCCCCACAGAATACGCAATCCTGGGTACAGCCCCTTATCATCGGTATGTTCGCCCGCCTAGCAGAAAAATCATCCTTCTTCTCGACGACAAGATCATATCTTGAATAATTGAAAGCCTGGGACCTTGGGACAGTGATCCCTGCTTTCCCGGATCCTGCTCTGGATCCCATCATGAGATTGCCCGGGAAAGCCTTCCTCTCGCCCAAGAGATATCTCACGATGTCAATGATCCTATGATCGCACTCAGCAAGTATTATGCCATCGACAAAACCAAAACGAGCCATGATCTCCTGCCTGAAAAATGTCGCAGAGAGGCCGCCCAGCACAACAACCGAATCAGGATATCTCCTCTTAAGATAGGAAGCCAGCTTCAAAGCAGAATTCGCATGCACGCTCCAGTGCAGTGAGATCGCGAAGATCCTAGACCTGAACCTGGAGAAGAACCTGTCCAAATCAATCTTGATATCCTTATCCTTGCAGAAAGAAGCAAGGTTGAGGATCCTTGTCTTATACCCAGCCATGTCAACCTGATCTGCAAGATTCAGCAGGCCCACCGGAAAACTCGGGAACTGGTTCCCGTAGCCAGTCTCAGAATCCAGGAATCCGGAGTATCCTGACCTAGGACTGATCAATGCAGGAGGATGAATAAAGAGGATATCATACATCCTTCCCCTTATCTGATCATACAATAAAAGAATTTGGGTTACAGGATTTGTATTATGGCATCAATAAATTATATAAAGACAGGTTGCAGGCAATCAGTGATGGAGAAGATAGTGCTAGACACAAATTTTGTCATGATCCCTGCTGAGTTCGGCATCGATGTTTTCAAAGAGATAAGGAATTGCTTGGATTGCCAATATAAGCTTTTTATTGTCGATAAAACAATCAAAGAGCTTGAAAAAATTCTGGAAAAGGGAAAAGGGAAAGAAAAAAGCTCTGCAAAGCTCGCTCTGGACCTCATAAAAGCAAAAGCTTTAAATATAATCCCAATGGAATCACCAGAATATACGGACCGCTTGCTCTTAGACTTGGGGGAAAAGGGATATATAATCGCAACCCAGGACAAAGAACTGAAAAGAAAACTCAAGGAAAAAGGAGCGAAGGTATTGACATTGAGACAGAAGAGAACAGTAATCTTCGGGTGAAAAAATGTTTTACAAGACAGAACTTCAGGATCACATAAGGGTGCCGCCGAACCTTTTCGGACTGCCAAAAGAGGAAGCAGTGATAAAGCAGATAAAGGCACAGTATGAAGGATACATATCAAAAGATCTGGGCATAGTGATTGATGTGTCGAGCGTAAAGGCTATCGGAGAAGGGGTCATCATACCCGGAGACGGCGCAAGCCACTTCGAGACGACATTCGAGCTGCTCGTGTTCAAGCCAGAGCTCCAGGAGATCATATTCGGAAGAGTGAAGGATATCGCTGACTTCGGCGCATTCATGAACATAGGCCCTATCGACGGCATGATACATATCAGCCAGTCGATGGATGACTTCGTGAGCTTCAGCAAGGACAAGACCCTGCTCGGAAGGGATACGAAAAGGAGCCTGAAGGTCAATGACAAATGCAGGGCAAGGGTCATAGCAGTCAGCTACAAGGACATAACAAACCCAAAATTCGGGCTGACCATGAGACAGCCTTTCCTCGGAAAACTCGAGTGGATGGATGAGGATACGAACAATCCCAAGAAGAAAAAATAGGTGACTTATGAAAAAGAAGGCATGCAAGAACTGCAAGATCTTTGTCGAAGGCGACGAATGCCCGCTCTGCAAGGGCTCCAACTTCACCACGACCTGGAAAGGGAGACTCTTCATACTCGATGCGAAGAAATCGCAGATTGCAGAAAAAATCAGCGCGAAAGTCAAAGGCGAATACGCCATAAAGACAAGGTAGATGAAAATGGATGTAGAGGTACTAAAGGAAAACGAGACACCGTTGCTTTCAAGGAAAAGATACACTCTCAAGATAGAGAGCACAGGAGCCACACCATCAAGGAAGGAGCTCATCAAGGCAGTGTCTGCAAAGATCAAATCAAACCCAAACCTGACAATAATCAAGCATATTTACCCGCAGTTCGGAGGGAAATACACTAAGCTCATAGCCCATGTCTACAAGGACATGGATGCGCTTGAGAAGATCGAGCATGAGTACCTGATAAAGAAGCACAAGGACGAGAAGAAAAAGGATGAGAATCCTGCCCAGGCAGACGCCAAGCCTGCTGAAGCCAAGGAGTGATCAAGATGGCAGACAAGAAAGGCAAGAAAGAGAAGAAGCCATTCAACAGATACAAGATGTACAAGATATCAGGCGACAAGCTCGAGAGGAAGAACAAGACCTGCCCGAAATGCGGCTCAGCAAGCTATCTTGCAGAGCACAAGAACAGGCTCAGCTGT
The Candidatus Woesearchaeota archaeon DNA segment above includes these coding regions:
- a CDS encoding cation:proton antiporter; the protein is MDPMLIITQLAVVLLIGLVFTIFSEKVRMTNVLFLILVGMILRNIHVGGKPLVEFPPVFLSSIGILALVLIVFEGASEFKWKEFDTLSVKVIKLVIFFILFNLIFLSFFTYITFNIGSVAVCMIFSAIMGATAADVIITMFKGEDNRIVKILQLESLINTPFTVILPFIIIDVMMTTPGKLELSQVVMQLAPFLQQFVSGIGAGILIGVVVFRIMSRFYSPVLSPFALFVTAMLSYVLAENLGGNGVLAVTTLGLFFGSSTIFKKAEVQKYSSIFTMSLEILVFVLVGLVVKVPLNWVFYVKSLILFVLYIMIRYFTVILVFRKDLKLREIWFMTLNMPKGIAVATVIFSLAAFNIMGISKILDLTLFFMIYSVILSTVVSRFSKFFIRTAPHPAEVILKVEPKKPAKPVKTMKPVKSVKTLVSQKRSAR
- a CDS encoding cobalamin-dependent protein (Presence of a B(12) (cobalamin)-binding domain implies dependence on cobalamin itself, in one of its several forms, or in some unusual lineages, dependence on a cobalamin-like analog.), whose protein sequence is MYDILFIHPPALISPRSGYSGFLDSETGYGNQFPSFPVGLLNLADQVDMAGYKTRILNLASFCKDKDIKIDLDRFFSRFRSRIFAISLHWSVHANSALKLASYLKRRYPDSVVVLGGLSATFFRQEIMARFGFVDGIILAECDHRIIDIVRYLLGERKAFPGNLMMGSRAGSGKAGITVPRSQAFNYSRYDLVVEKKDDFSARRANIPMIRGCTQDCVFCGGSKDSYASNFCRRSVSHPDIKDIVSQFRALKGIGRDYIFLYGDLRLLPRKALDSFFSELKNERLDVVLRGELFFPMDSGFLSMWKRSGIDVGFSMSPETADESLRMRLGRNYTNAQIEKQLHLLARNQVHQSYFFMSPLPFQDLGGVRDSLRMMSRLYSMSRKYKDDFVGNPVYATMCYLMLIDPGSVLFRDPEKFGVKINFSTLSKISLAIRKSRHWSDLIGFETDFFSRKDIAGMIYFASMEKLRIHARFNEMSEDDIRRKKKGLKSDFEFFSRHVKSKLESD
- a CDS encoding DNA-directed RNA polymerase, whose protein sequence is MFYKTELQDHIRVPPNLFGLPKEEAVIKQIKAQYEGYISKDLGIVIDVSSVKAIGEGVIIPGDGASHFETTFELLVFKPELQEIIFGRVKDIADFGAFMNIGPIDGMIHISQSMDDFVSFSKDKTLLGRDTKRSLKVNDKCRARVIAVSYKDITNPKFGLTMRQPFLGKLEWMDEDTNNPKKKK
- a CDS encoding DNA-directed RNA polymerase subunit E'', with amino-acid sequence MKKKACKNCKIFVEGDECPLCKGSNFTTTWKGRLFILDAKKSQIAEKISAKVKGEYAIKTR
- a CDS encoding 30S ribosomal protein S27ae translates to MADKKGKKEKKPFNRYKMYKISGDKLERKNKTCPKCGSASYLAEHKNRLSCGKCNYTEFKK